Part of the Chitinophaga parva genome is shown below.
AAATACTATATTTTCGGGAAGGATGGCGGCCGCCACCTGGCAGACGACCTGGAAATTCCCTTCCTGGGCCAGATCCCGCTGGTGCAGAGCATCCGCGAAGGTGGCGATGAGGGCGTACCGGCCCTGGCAGGCAAAGATCCCGCCACCCGCAAGGCTTTCATGGACGTAGCAGGTGCAGTGGCCCGCAGCGTGGCGATGCGCAATGCCAACATTGCCCCGTCCAAGATCGTGGAGATCGTGGTGTAAGGGATTGGGAGAAAGAAATCTATTTCGTGCTACAGGTGTCCGTGACAACGGAGGCCTGTAGCACTTTTAATTTAAAAACGTCATCGATGCATTTGCCCAAGATCAATGAAGAAAAGAACTGGGACGTGATAGCCGGGTTTATCCACCAGTACTCCTTTGCAACCCTGGTACATGTGCTGGAAGGCAAGCCCAAGGCCGCCCACCTGCCCCTGGAGCTGGAACGCAGTGAAGACCAGCAGGAACGGACCATTGCAGCGGAAATGAGATCAAGGCGCTACTGCCCGTTCCATTGGACGGCGGCAAAAAATAGGCACTGAACGAACCCCTATTATCTTTACCTGGTTACGTTGCTGCAAGAGCAAGCCGCTTTACCAGGCTTGCAATTCAAACATCACACTTTGGCATAACTTTTTTTATGCATTAAATTTTTTTTGCTTCACTTCCCGTTCCCGCAACCATCCCGGTGGAACGCAGCCACGAATAAATACGTAAAAAACATATATTTATTCCAGGAGCATATATAACCCGTGACCCACGCCTGTGGCGGGCTACGGCCGGGCTCGTGTATTGCATTGACATTCAAATATTTTCCCGGTTTTTATCCGGAAAAAGACAGAACTTTAGTTGAAGCGGGCTCGGTCCTCTGCTGGATTTTATTCTTTTCTTTTACCCGCAAAAAGGCGTATAGAATGCTTATTTTTGCGCCCCAAAATACACTGCTATATGAATCGTCAGGAACTCGTGCATTCGATCAGGGAAAAACAATCTTACTTGTGTATCGGCCTGGATACGGATCTGCACCGCATTCCCCGTCACCTGCACACGCATGCAGACCCTGTGTTTGCATTCAACAAAGCCATTATTGATGCTACCAAAGACCTGTGTGTATCTTACAAGATCAACACGGCCTTTTATGAGTGCATGGGCATCCGCGGGTGGGAATCCCTCCAGCGTACCATTGAGTACATTCCCGAGGGCATTTTCACCATTGCAGACGCCAAGCGGGGCGACATTGGCAACACCGCCACCCAGTACGCCAAGACCTTTTTCGACACCTATAATTTTGATTCCGTAACGGTGGCTCCCTACATGGGACAGGACAGCGTTACACCCTTCCTGGCCTTTACAGATAAGTGGGCCATTATGCTGGGCCTCACTTCCAACGAAGGCAGTAAGGATTTTCAGCTGCAGCGCATGGAAGATGGGGAATACCTGTATGAAAAAGTACTGAAAACCGGCGCCGGCTGGGGTACCCCGGATAACCTGATGTTTGTGGTAGGTGCTACCCAAACAGAACAGATCGCCCGCATCCGCGCCCTGGTGCCGGACCATTTCTTCCTGGTGCCCGGCGTAGGTGCCCAGGGTGGCGACCTGGCCGAGATCTCCAAACGCGGCATGAACAAAGACTGCGGCCTGCTGGTGAACGTAAGCCGCGGTATCATTTACGCCGGCAATGGCGAAGACTTTGCCGCAGACGCCCGCACTGCCGCCCTCCAATACCAGTCAGAAATGGCCAGCCTGCTATCCAGCATTGCCCCCGCACCCGCGGTGGGTGTGTAAGCAGTACGCCACCACCTTTTTTTTAGCAGCCCGGCCATAGTGCCGGGCTGTTTCGTTGTTGGCCGTCTTGGAATAATTTGTGATCTTCATACGGATTTGGTTTCACGTTACAACAATCGCAGCTTATGCAGGACCTGTTTCAATCCCCTGATTACTACAACATTGACGAACTGTTGACCACCGAGCATATCATGGTGCGCACAGCCGTGCGCGATTTCGTGAAGAAAGAGATCTCACCCATTATTGAAGATGCCTGCCAGCGGGCCACTTTCCCTAAACAGATCATCAAAGGACTGGGCCAGGTAGGCTGCTTTGGGCCCACCATTCCTGTGGAGTACGGGGGCGGTGGAATGGATTACATGTCATATGGACTGATGATGCAGGAACTGGAGCGGGGCGACAGTGGTGTGCGTTCTACGGCGTCTGTACAGGGATCGCTGGTGATGTTCCCAATTTACGGTTTTGGGAGTGAGGCACAGAAGCACAAGTACCTGCCCAAGCTGGCCACCGGCGAGATGATGGGCTGTTTTGGCCTTACGGAGCCGGATTTTGGGTCCAATCCTGCGGGCATGCTCACCCATTTTAAAGATGCAGGCAATGATGTGATCCTCCATGGCAGTAAGCTGTGGATCTCCAATGCGCCATTTGCGGATATTGCCGTGGTATGGGC
Proteins encoded:
- the pyrF gene encoding orotidine-5'-phosphate decarboxylase, giving the protein MNRQELVHSIREKQSYLCIGLDTDLHRIPRHLHTHADPVFAFNKAIIDATKDLCVSYKINTAFYECMGIRGWESLQRTIEYIPEGIFTIADAKRGDIGNTATQYAKTFFDTYNFDSVTVAPYMGQDSVTPFLAFTDKWAIMLGLTSNEGSKDFQLQRMEDGEYLYEKVLKTGAGWGTPDNLMFVVGATQTEQIARIRALVPDHFFLVPGVGAQGGDLAEISKRGMNKDCGLLVNVSRGIIYAGNGEDFAADARTAALQYQSEMASLLSSIAPAPAVGV
- a CDS encoding FMN-binding negative transcriptional regulator, which codes for MHLPKINEEKNWDVIAGFIHQYSFATLVHVLEGKPKAAHLPLELERSEDQQERTIAAEMRSRRYCPFHWTAAKNRH